The Kozakia baliensis genome includes a region encoding these proteins:
- the pdhA gene encoding pyruvate dehydrogenase (acetyl-transferring) E1 component subunit alpha, with the protein MSDSSKKGAVQPLADHNGPILPTEVTRKAFRDMLLLRRFEEKAGQLYGMGLVGGFCHLYIGQEAVIVGMSLAMKPGDKIVTSYRDHAHMLMMGMTPRGVMAELTGRSGGYSHGKGGSMHMFSREKNFYGGHGIVGAQVAIGTGLAFANKYRGTDEVGVAYFGEGASQQGQVYESFNLAALHKLPCIYVIENNRYGMGTNVERATAATDLSRLGAPWHIPSRKVDGMDLFAVHEAAQEAVAHCRAGKGPYLLEMETYRYRGHSMSDPARYRDRAEVEEMRRTRDPIEALRRVLTEAGTSEEEFKSIEKDVKAVVEDAVEFAQTSPEPDPSELWTDVLVEA; encoded by the coding sequence ATGTCCGATTCAAGCAAGAAAGGGGCGGTTCAGCCTCTCGCGGATCATAACGGTCCGATCCTTCCAACCGAAGTCACACGCAAGGCATTCCGAGACATGCTGCTTCTGCGCCGCTTCGAAGAGAAGGCAGGACAGCTTTACGGCATGGGCCTCGTCGGCGGTTTCTGCCATCTCTATATCGGGCAGGAAGCTGTGATCGTCGGTATGTCCTTGGCAATGAAACCAGGCGATAAAATCGTGACATCCTATCGCGATCACGCCCATATGCTGATGATGGGCATGACACCGCGCGGGGTTATGGCGGAACTCACCGGGCGCTCAGGCGGCTATTCGCACGGCAAGGGCGGTTCCATGCACATGTTCTCGCGCGAGAAGAATTTCTACGGCGGCCATGGTATCGTCGGTGCGCAGGTTGCGATCGGAACAGGCTTGGCTTTCGCCAACAAATATCGCGGGACGGACGAAGTCGGCGTTGCCTATTTTGGTGAAGGCGCATCGCAGCAAGGCCAGGTTTACGAGAGCTTCAATCTGGCCGCGCTGCATAAGCTGCCTTGCATCTATGTGATCGAAAACAACCGCTACGGCATGGGCACCAATGTCGAACGCGCCACCGCCGCGACCGATCTTTCGCGTCTAGGCGCGCCTTGGCATATTCCTAGCCGCAAAGTCGATGGCATGGATCTCTTCGCCGTTCATGAAGCGGCGCAAGAGGCCGTCGCGCATTGCCGCGCGGGGAAGGGGCCGTATCTGCTCGAAATGGAAACCTATCGTTATCGCGGTCATTCCATGTCCGATCCTGCGCGCTATCGCGACCGTGCTGAAGTCGAGGAGATGCGCCGCACTCGTGATCCCATCGAAGCGCTACGCCGTGTCTTGACCGAAGCCGGCACCAGCGAAGAAGAATTTAAATCCATCGAAAAAGACGTGAAAGCCGTTGTCGAGGACGCCGTGGAATTCGCGCAGACTAGCCCGGAACCCGATCCGTCCGAACTTTGGACCGACGTTCTGGTAGAGGCATAA
- a CDS encoding pyruvate dehydrogenase complex E1 component subunit beta — MAAPILMPALSPTMTEGTLARWVRKAGDKVQSGDVIAEIETDKATMEVEAVDTGVIGRLLIEEGAENVPVNTPIAILLEEGEDESALENINLHAPETRAKETAIETPSAPAVTTINPPAQSEERDWGETAPITVREALRDAMASELRRDQDVFLIGEEVAQYRGAYKISQGLLDEFGAKRVIDTPITEHGFTGMAVGAALTGLKPIVEFMTMNFAMQAIDHIINSAAKTLYMSGGQMGCPIVFRGPNGAAARVGAQHSQCYASWYAHVPGLKVVAPWSSEDAKGLLRAAIRDPNPVIVLENEILYGQKFPCPVDEDFILPIGKAKIEREGKDVTLVAFSIMVGVALEAAAKLAEQGIEAEVINLRSLRPLDTETIVASVKKTSRVVSVEEGWPVAGIGAEICAVACEQAFDYLDAPPARVCGLDIPLPYAANLEKLALPQPDWVVDAVRKLF; from the coding sequence ATGGCCGCCCCTATTCTCATGCCTGCTCTCTCTCCCACCATGACGGAGGGCACGCTTGCCCGTTGGGTGCGCAAAGCTGGCGATAAAGTTCAATCCGGCGACGTCATCGCGGAAATCGAGACCGACAAGGCCACCATGGAGGTCGAAGCGGTCGATACGGGCGTGATTGGCCGTTTGCTAATCGAAGAAGGCGCGGAAAACGTGCCGGTGAATACGCCGATCGCCATCCTTCTTGAAGAAGGCGAGGATGAAAGCGCGCTGGAGAATATCAATCTTCACGCTCCGGAAACGCGCGCGAAAGAAACCGCTATCGAAACACCCAGTGCGCCCGCGGTTACGACAATCAACCCGCCGGCACAAAGCGAAGAACGAGATTGGGGCGAGACCGCACCGATCACCGTGCGCGAGGCGCTGCGTGACGCCATGGCGTCGGAACTACGTCGCGATCAAGACGTGTTCCTGATCGGCGAGGAAGTCGCCCAATATCGAGGCGCTTACAAGATCAGCCAGGGTCTGCTGGACGAATTCGGTGCGAAACGCGTGATCGATACGCCGATCACCGAGCACGGCTTCACGGGTATGGCGGTCGGCGCGGCGCTGACGGGTCTTAAGCCCATCGTCGAGTTCATGACGATGAACTTCGCCATGCAGGCGATCGATCATATCATCAATTCAGCCGCCAAAACGCTTTATATGTCCGGCGGCCAGATGGGATGTCCGATCGTCTTTCGTGGCCCCAACGGCGCGGCGGCGCGCGTCGGCGCACAGCACTCTCAATGTTACGCCAGTTGGTATGCGCATGTGCCGGGCCTGAAGGTGGTAGCGCCTTGGTCGTCCGAAGATGCCAAAGGCCTTCTGCGCGCCGCTATTCGCGATCCCAATCCGGTCATCGTGTTGGAAAATGAAATCCTTTACGGGCAAAAATTCCCATGCCCGGTCGATGAAGATTTCATCCTTCCGATCGGCAAAGCCAAGATCGAGCGTGAAGGCAAGGACGTGACGCTGGTCGCGTTCTCAATCATGGTCGGCGTGGCATTGGAAGCGGCTGCCAAGCTGGCTGAGCAGGGAATTGAGGCGGAAGTCATCAACCTACGCTCACTGCGCCCGCTCGATACGGAAACCATCGTTGCCAGCGTTAAAAAGACGAGCCGCGTGGTTTCGGTGGAAGAAGGTTGGCCGGTTGCCGGAATTGGCGCGGAAATCTGCGCCGTCGCGTGTGAGCAGGCGTTCGATTATCTCGATGCGCCGCCCGCGCGGGTTTGTGGCCTCGATATTCCGTTGCCCTATGCCGCCAATCTCGAAAAGCTGGCCCTGCCGCAGCCTGACTGGGTTGTGGACGCCGTGCGCAAATTGTTCTGA
- a CDS encoding pyruvate dehydrogenase complex dihydrolipoamide acetyltransferase: MATDILMPALSPTMTEGTLARWLKKEGDQIKSGDLIAEIETDKATMEVEAVDEGILGRILVPEGTEGVAVNKPIAVLVEEGETVPEGPSSGSAAAKPAPTPAVAPAAAQQTSRAAPQVAEKGTRVFASPLARRIAKNKGVELSTIKGTGPNGRILRRDVEEAQAQPAAAPSAPKAPTAQTLPTGENVTRVPNSSMRKVIARRLTESKQNVPHFYVSIDVELDALLALRSQLNAASPSEGEGQFKLSVNDMLIKAAALALRAVPSVNVSYADHETIQHHDVDISVAVSIPDGLITPIVRQADKKSLREISSEARDLIKRARTGKLKPEEFQGGSFSISNMGMFGVKEFAAIINPPQAGILAIAAGEKRAVVKDDQLAIATVMTATLSVDHRVVDGALGAEWINAFRDIVQNPYRLVV; the protein is encoded by the coding sequence ATGGCTACCGATATTTTGATGCCTGCACTTTCGCCAACAATGACGGAAGGCACCTTGGCACGATGGCTCAAGAAAGAAGGCGATCAGATCAAGTCCGGCGATCTTATCGCGGAGATCGAAACCGATAAGGCCACCATGGAGGTCGAAGCGGTCGATGAAGGTATCTTAGGCCGGATTTTGGTGCCGGAAGGCACGGAGGGCGTAGCGGTCAATAAACCGATCGCCGTCTTGGTCGAAGAGGGCGAGACCGTTCCCGAGGGGCCTTCCTCCGGTAGCGCCGCCGCGAAACCGGCACCCACGCCTGCGGTGGCTCCGGCCGCCGCTCAGCAAACCTCTCGTGCCGCACCGCAGGTGGCAGAAAAAGGGACGCGCGTTTTCGCTTCTCCTTTGGCGCGGCGCATTGCGAAAAACAAAGGCGTAGAACTCTCCACCATCAAAGGCACAGGCCCCAACGGGCGCATTCTGCGCCGAGACGTGGAAGAGGCCCAGGCACAACCTGCGGCGGCCCCAAGCGCACCGAAAGCACCGACTGCCCAGACGCTGCCGACCGGCGAAAACGTTACCCGTGTGCCCAATTCCTCAATGCGCAAGGTGATCGCCCGTCGCCTTACGGAATCGAAGCAGAATGTTCCGCATTTCTATGTTTCCATCGATGTGGAATTGGACGCATTACTGGCCTTACGCAGCCAGTTAAATGCTGCGTCGCCGAGCGAAGGCGAAGGGCAGTTCAAGCTTTCGGTTAACGATATGCTGATCAAAGCTGCGGCTCTTGCATTACGCGCCGTGCCGAGCGTCAATGTCAGCTATGCCGATCATGAGACGATCCAGCATCATGACGTCGATATTTCGGTCGCGGTGTCGATCCCCGATGGGCTGATCACGCCGATCGTTCGCCAAGCCGATAAGAAATCGTTGCGCGAAATCAGCAGCGAGGCGCGCGATCTCATCAAGCGCGCCCGAACCGGAAAACTGAAACCCGAAGAGTTTCAGGGCGGCAGTTTCTCGATCTCGAACATGGGTATGTTCGGGGTGAAAGAATTCGCGGCGATCATCAATCCGCCCCAGGCGGGTATCCTGGCCATCGCGGCAGGGGAAAAGCGAGCGGTCGTAAAAGACGATCAGCTTGCGATCGCGACCGTTATGACCGCGACGCTTTCGGTCGATCATCGCGTGGTCGATGGCGCGCTCGGCGCCGAGTGGATCAACGCCTTCCGCGACATCGTACAAAATCCTTATCGTCTGGTGGTCTGA
- the lpdA gene encoding dihydrolipoyl dehydrogenase — protein sequence MEQFDLIVVGGGPGGYVAALRAAQLGINVAVVESTHLGGICLNWGCIPTKALLRASEINHMLHDLGTFGFAADNVRFDLDKVVGRSRAVSKQLSRGVAHLLKKAKIKVFDGRAKLVGKQGDAHRLSVTKDGKEIAQVAAKNVILATGARARYFPGLEPDGDLVWTYREAMVPKEMPKRLLVVGSGAIGVEFASFYRNMGAEVTIAEVADRILIAEDAEISAMAQKAFEKQGIKILTSAKVGPLNKKDGTVSTTIETPSGKTELTVDKVILAVGIIGNVEDLGLENTKVKVDRTHILTDEFCHTDEAGIWAIGDVAGAPWLAHKASHEGVICVEKIAGKSPQPLHPLNIPGCTYSRPQVASVGMNEEKAKASGRKLKIGRFPFVGNGKALAMGEPDGMTKTIFDAETGELLGAHMIGAEVTEMIQGYVIARTSELTEAELKETVFPHPTISETMHESVLAAWGEALHI from the coding sequence ATGGAGCAGTTTGATCTTATCGTCGTGGGTGGCGGTCCGGGTGGTTATGTGGCGGCCCTGCGTGCTGCGCAGCTCGGTATTAATGTCGCCGTCGTGGAGAGCACGCATCTCGGGGGCATCTGCCTGAATTGGGGCTGCATCCCGACCAAGGCGTTGCTCCGTGCTTCCGAAATCAACCACATGCTGCACGATCTCGGCACGTTCGGTTTCGCGGCGGACAATGTGCGCTTCGATTTGGACAAGGTTGTCGGGCGTTCTCGCGCCGTTTCGAAGCAGCTCTCTCGTGGCGTCGCACACTTGCTCAAAAAGGCCAAAATCAAGGTTTTCGATGGTCGTGCCAAACTTGTGGGCAAGCAGGGTGACGCGCATCGCCTGAGCGTTACGAAAGACGGCAAGGAAATCGCACAAGTCGCCGCTAAAAACGTCATTCTGGCAACGGGGGCGCGTGCACGCTATTTCCCTGGGCTGGAGCCTGACGGAGATTTAGTTTGGACCTATCGCGAGGCGATGGTTCCCAAGGAAATGCCTAAACGCCTTCTAGTCGTCGGATCGGGTGCGATCGGCGTGGAATTCGCTTCATTCTACCGCAACATGGGCGCGGAAGTGACGATTGCCGAAGTCGCGGATCGTATTCTGATTGCGGAAGATGCCGAAATCAGCGCGATGGCGCAAAAAGCGTTCGAGAAGCAGGGCATCAAAATCCTGACCAGCGCGAAGGTGGGTCCGCTCAACAAAAAGGACGGCACGGTTTCCACGACAATCGAAACGCCATCCGGCAAAACGGAACTGACGGTCGATAAGGTCATTCTTGCGGTTGGCATCATCGGAAACGTGGAAGATCTGGGGCTGGAAAACACCAAAGTGAAGGTGGATCGCACGCACATTCTCACCGATGAATTCTGCCATACCGACGAAGCGGGCATTTGGGCGATCGGAGATGTGGCGGGTGCGCCTTGGCTTGCTCACAAAGCCAGCCATGAAGGCGTTATTTGCGTCGAGAAAATTGCCGGCAAAAGCCCGCAACCGCTTCATCCGCTAAACATTCCGGGCTGCACCTATAGCCGCCCGCAAGTGGCTTCCGTCGGGATGAATGAGGAGAAAGCGAAGGCCAGCGGCCGTAAGCTGAAAATCGGCCGTTTTCCTTTCGTCGGCAATGGCAAGGCACTGGCGATGGGCGAGCCGGACGGCATGACGAAAACGATTTTCGACGCCGAAACCGGGGAATTGCTCGGCGCGCATATGATCGGCGCCGAAGTGACGGAAATGATCCAAGGTTACGTCATTGCGCGTACTTCGGAGCTCACTGAAGCAGAATTGAAGGAAACGGTCTTCCCGCATCCGACAATTTCCGAAACGATGCACGAATCCGTGTTGGCAGCTTGGGGCGAAGCGCTCCATATCTAG
- the lipA gene encoding lipoyl synthase — translation MQRITIDHRERAALRHPEKAKRPDSPIQRKPEWIRVRAPNSPVYQETQALMRENKLVTVCEEAACPNIGECWSQRHATMMIMGEICTRACAFCNVTTGLPKALDDDEPARVAEAVATLGLRHVVITSVDRDDLEDGGARHFARTITRIREASPSTTIEILTPDFLRKPGALPIVVEARPDVFNHNIETIPRLYPTIRPGARYYQSVRLLDDVKRLDPAIFTKSGLMLGLGEEKMEVAQVMDDFRIADVDFLTLGQYLQPTPKHAAIAKFVTPDEFKDYATTARAKGFLQVSASPLTRSSYHADSDFAALREARARKLGFAPAETN, via the coding sequence ATGCAGCGCATCACCATCGATCATCGCGAACGCGCCGCTCTGCGGCATCCTGAAAAGGCCAAGCGCCCGGACAGCCCTATTCAGCGAAAGCCGGAATGGATCCGTGTGCGTGCGCCGAATAGTCCTGTTTATCAGGAAACGCAGGCGCTTATGCGCGAGAACAAGCTCGTCACGGTATGTGAGGAGGCGGCCTGCCCGAATATCGGCGAATGCTGGTCTCAACGCCATGCGACCATGATGATCATGGGTGAAATCTGCACACGCGCCTGCGCTTTTTGCAATGTCACCACGGGTTTGCCGAAAGCGTTGGACGATGACGAACCCGCACGCGTGGCGGAAGCCGTCGCCACGTTGGGACTACGGCACGTCGTTATCACATCGGTCGATCGGGACGATCTGGAGGATGGCGGTGCGCGTCACTTCGCGCGCACCATCACACGCATACGCGAGGCGTCTCCGTCCACCACGATCGAAATTCTGACGCCTGACTTCTTACGCAAGCCAGGCGCGCTGCCGATCGTGGTGGAAGCCCGGCCAGACGTATTCAATCACAATATCGAGACAATTCCTCGTCTCTATCCCACAATCCGTCCAGGTGCACGATACTATCAATCCGTACGCCTTCTCGATGACGTCAAACGTCTCGATCCCGCCATTTTCACCAAATCCGGCCTCATGTTGGGGTTGGGGGAGGAGAAAATGGAGGTGGCGCAAGTCATGGATGATTTTCGGATTGCAGATGTGGATTTTCTCACTCTTGGACAATATCTCCAGCCAACTCCCAAACACGCGGCAATCGCCAAATTCGTAACGCCGGATGAGTTTAAAGATTACGCTACGACAGCCCGCGCCAAAGGCTTTCTCCAAGTAAGCGCCAGTCCGCTGACGCGTTCTTCCTATCATGCCGATTCCGATTTTGCTGCGTTACGCGAAGCACGTGCGCGTAAATTAGGGTTTGCCCCGGCGGAGACCAATTAA
- a CDS encoding type II toxin-antitoxin system RatA family toxin: MPTHAEQRLIAYSPEQLFDLVADVGKYPQFLPWCVRSVVKSQSEHELVADLTVGFGPFRESFTSRVSLERPSRIRVRYEKGPFRYLNNVWTFTPDPRGCRVDFFVDFEFRSRLLQNAIGVVFNEGVRLMVSAFIKRARDMYGRPTTQEIQQNSRATPRTDHG; encoded by the coding sequence ATGCCGACTCATGCTGAGCAACGTTTGATTGCTTACAGTCCTGAACAGCTTTTCGATCTCGTGGCGGATGTCGGTAAATATCCCCAGTTCCTACCTTGGTGCGTGCGGTCGGTCGTCAAATCTCAGTCGGAACACGAATTGGTGGCGGATCTGACGGTAGGTTTCGGGCCATTCCGGGAAAGCTTCACCAGCCGCGTTTCACTGGAGCGCCCCTCGCGCATTCGCGTGCGTTACGAGAAAGGGCCATTCCGTTACCTCAATAACGTTTGGACTTTCACGCCCGATCCACGTGGATGCCGCGTCGATTTCTTTGTCGATTTCGAGTTCCGGTCACGCCTGCTTCAAAATGCCATCGGTGTTGTTTTCAATGAAGGCGTTCGCTTGATGGTATCAGCTTTCATCAAACGAGCACGCGATATGTATGGCCGCCCTACTACGCAGGAAATTCAGCAGAATTCACGCGCAACGCCACGAACAGATCATGGCTGA
- a CDS encoding RodZ family helix-turn-helix domain-containing protein: protein MKKFSIGAVALAATMAVSAPALAKHQSHHHKGHEKAHAAHQQADKGSASTEDLNARSLQQAQTPVPATAPSAAPNAVPTAPTAPGAMPAMPNAPTTTVPTTPGAAPSVPMNTPSSTLPANAPQPPTTNQ from the coding sequence ATGAAGAAATTCTCAATCGGCGCCGTTGCTTTGGCTGCAACCATGGCTGTTTCCGCTCCGGCTCTGGCAAAACATCAAAGCCATCATCACAAGGGCCACGAAAAGGCTCATGCGGCTCATCAGCAGGCTGACAAAGGCTCGGCCAGCACGGAAGATCTGAACGCCCGCAGCCTTCAGCAGGCTCAAACGCCGGTTCCAGCCACGGCTCCGAGCGCCGCGCCGAATGCAGTCCCGACCGCCCCGACGGCGCCCGGCGCGATGCCAGCAATGCCGAACGCACCGACGACAACGGTTCCGACCACGCCTGGCGCAGCGCCGTCCGTTCCGATGAATACCCCTTCGTCGACGCTTCCCGCAAACGCTCCGCAGCCCCCGACCACGAACCAGTAA
- a CDS encoding CinA family protein, producing the protein MLSDATLSLAAKVVESLRARGLRVVTAESCTGGLIAAALTHVAGSSDVVEGGFVTYSNILKETVLDVSTRSLAKCGAVSEAVAVEMAMGALTAAENARISVAVTGIAGPDGGSVEKPVGTVCLARQFGDGTPYVETKLFQGDRAAVRAATVQRALELLFE; encoded by the coding sequence ATGCTTAGTGACGCAACACTTTCCTTGGCTGCGAAGGTCGTGGAGTCATTGCGCGCACGGGGTCTGCGCGTGGTGACGGCAGAGAGTTGCACGGGGGGATTGATCGCGGCGGCGCTCACACATGTCGCCGGATCGTCCGATGTCGTGGAAGGTGGCTTCGTCACTTACTCGAATATTTTAAAAGAGACGGTTTTGGATGTCTCTACGCGAAGTTTGGCGAAATGCGGCGCTGTTAGCGAGGCCGTGGCTGTCGAAATGGCGATGGGCGCTTTGACGGCAGCCGAAAACGCCAGAATTTCGGTGGCCGTTACAGGTATTGCGGGGCCGGATGGTGGCTCAGTGGAAAAGCCGGTCGGAACTGTTTGTCTCGCTCGGCAATTTGGCGATGGCACGCCTTACGTCGAAACCAAACTCTTTCAGGGAGATCGTGCGGCTGTTCGCGCCGCGACCGTTCAGCGCGCGTTGGAACTTCTGTTCGAATAA
- a CDS encoding lytic transglycosylase domain-containing protein encodes MSRLKRFSYVGLLLLSCCSHQAGSAPNAEPVASIPVSGASTSNFSENPAISARLANWLRLTQPDPTIPARDYAVFLQEQPAWPGRAVMLARFQHALVTRTDDGELSSLCPLFPLTQAQALLKCADRIADAPVQARRLWMNGGISLSDETPFLARFGQAFSSADHWTRFEHLEATHQYTAASHQISRLALSKQALARAFLAYRTTSPEADALFTGLSPTDQRDPALTFARLHHLRRADQLGDALALWNAAGLAAQQSAPSSAWSVERAGLARALLSAGSPQDAIILADDRTLPLTNANRLEAQFLSGWIALRRLHDAQRAEAYFLPLTTQPSLITRSRGYYWIGRAQEAAGQKEAAQASYRQAAAMPTTFYGQMALSALNGDVATLPPQGAPVPHLAEALNALPIVATGTLARPDLAQAAQELVGMQDQDHAREFLMMLYVQTRDVAGQAALAQFSLQLGVAEPAVFATRAAGKKGVALYPQGWPSLSDIREESVGLPESLALAVARQESSFDPHAQSPAQAIGLMQLQTGTAQDVARRAGLIGLDTSISGLRDPQTNLTLGRAYLSQLLDRYNQVLPMALSAYNAGPHRTDQWLQADPPPTIPTQIDLVDWIESLPYEETRSYIERIEESLNLYRLKESSHA; translated from the coding sequence ATGTCGCGGCTTAAGCGCTTTTCATATGTCGGACTGCTGCTGCTATCGTGCTGCTCTCATCAGGCCGGTTCAGCACCCAACGCTGAACCGGTAGCGTCGATCCCCGTCTCGGGTGCGTCCACGTCGAATTTCAGCGAAAATCCAGCTATCAGCGCGCGGTTGGCGAATTGGTTGCGGCTCACCCAACCTGACCCGACCATTCCAGCGCGGGACTATGCTGTGTTTCTACAGGAACAGCCCGCCTGGCCGGGGCGCGCCGTCATGTTGGCGCGTTTCCAGCACGCGCTCGTTACCCGTACCGATGATGGCGAGTTGTCGTCACTTTGCCCGCTTTTTCCGCTTACACAGGCTCAAGCGCTTCTAAAATGCGCCGATCGTATCGCGGATGCTCCGGTCCAGGCGCGGCGACTATGGATGAACGGCGGGATTTCATTGTCGGACGAAACGCCTTTTCTGGCGCGTTTCGGTCAGGCATTCTCCTCGGCCGATCACTGGACGCGCTTCGAACATCTAGAGGCCACGCATCAATATACAGCGGCGTCTCACCAGATTTCTCGTCTTGCTCTCTCGAAACAGGCCCTGGCGCGTGCATTCTTGGCCTATCGCACGACATCGCCAGAAGCGGACGCTTTATTCACGGGCCTTTCTCCAACGGACCAGCGCGATCCAGCTTTGACGTTTGCCCGGTTGCATCATCTACGCAGGGCGGATCAACTCGGCGATGCGTTAGCCTTATGGAATGCGGCAGGTCTCGCGGCGCAACAGTCAGCACCAAGTTCGGCATGGTCCGTTGAGCGTGCTGGACTAGCGCGTGCTTTGCTTTCGGCGGGTTCGCCTCAGGATGCGATCATTCTCGCCGATGACCGAACGCTGCCTTTGACGAACGCCAACCGCCTGGAGGCCCAATTCCTCAGCGGTTGGATCGCGTTGCGTCGGCTACACGATGCGCAGCGAGCGGAAGCTTATTTCCTACCCTTGACGACGCAGCCCAGTCTGATCACGCGTAGCCGCGGTTATTACTGGATCGGCCGCGCCCAGGAAGCTGCCGGGCAGAAAGAGGCTGCCCAGGCTTCCTATCGACAAGCCGCGGCAATGCCTACGACCTTCTACGGGCAAATGGCCCTCAGTGCGCTCAATGGCGATGTCGCAACTCTACCGCCGCAAGGCGCTCCCGTGCCGCATCTTGCCGAAGCGCTGAACGCATTGCCGATCGTCGCGACTGGCACGCTCGCGCGGCCCGATCTTGCTCAAGCCGCGCAAGAACTGGTGGGCATGCAAGATCAAGACCATGCGCGTGAATTCCTGATGATGCTTTACGTGCAAACGCGCGATGTGGCGGGCCAAGCGGCTTTGGCGCAGTTCTCCTTGCAACTGGGCGTTGCAGAACCTGCCGTATTTGCAACGCGGGCAGCAGGGAAAAAAGGTGTCGCCCTTTATCCGCAAGGGTGGCCGAGCCTGTCCGACATACGAGAAGAGAGCGTAGGCCTTCCTGAAAGTCTGGCCCTAGCCGTGGCGCGACAGGAAAGCAGCTTCGATCCGCATGCGCAAAGTCCCGCACAGGCCATCGGCCTTATGCAACTTCAAACCGGAACGGCCCAGGATGTGGCGCGCCGCGCGGGGTTGATAGGTCTGGATACCAGCATTTCCGGATTGCGCGACCCACAGACGAACCTCACGCTCGGGCGTGCTTATCTTTCTCAGTTGCTGGATCGCTACAACCAAGTGCTTCCCATGGCGCTTTCGGCTTACAACGCCGGTCCACATCGGACCGACCAATGGTTGCAAGCCGACCCTCCGCCCACGATCCCGACGCAAATTGACCTCGTGGATTGGATCGAGTCCCTGCCCTACGAGGAAACGCGATCATACATCGAGCGGATCGAAGAAAGCCTCAATCTCTACCGCCTGAAGGAATCCTCTCATGCTTAG
- a CDS encoding TerC family protein — MPFDLSWHVIVALAQVVLIDITLAGDNAVVIGLAVRGLPARQQRTAILIGVIAAAVMRIALAFVASKLLAVIGLTLAGGLLLLWVCWKMYQELRHSKQEDKAPVPTSLWKSITRIIIADISMSLDNVLAVAGASMGHPYVLVAGLAISVLLMGLAASFIARLLERYHWIAWLGLAIVAFVAVELIVKGGGEVWHHVAA; from the coding sequence ATGCCTTTCGATCTTTCCTGGCACGTTATCGTTGCTCTCGCTCAGGTTGTACTGATCGATATTACGCTGGCAGGCGATAATGCAGTCGTCATCGGATTGGCTGTCCGGGGATTACCGGCGCGTCAGCAACGAACGGCAATCCTTATAGGCGTCATCGCGGCTGCGGTGATGCGGATTGCGTTGGCTTTCGTGGCTTCAAAACTCTTGGCCGTTATCGGTCTGACGCTTGCAGGCGGCCTGCTACTGCTTTGGGTTTGCTGGAAGATGTATCAGGAACTCCGGCATTCCAAACAGGAGGATAAGGCACCCGTCCCGACCAGCCTATGGAAGTCGATTACGCGTATCATCATCGCCGATATCTCCATGAGCCTGGACAATGTGCTGGCGGTTGCCGGTGCTTCCATGGGGCATCCTTATGTTTTGGTGGCCGGTTTGGCGATCTCGGTGCTTCTAATGGGGCTCGCGGCTTCCTTTATTGCACGTCTGCTGGAGCGCTATCATTGGATCGCGTGGCTCGGGCTTGCCATTGTCGCGTTCGTCGCGGTCGAGTTGATCGTGAAAGGTGGCGGAGAAGTCTGGCATCATGTCGCGGCTTAA